A region of Streptomyces halobius DNA encodes the following proteins:
- a CDS encoding ABC transporter permease — protein sequence MTCTVLGVAALGPLLAPYGGTEPVGGAFAAPQAGMWLGTDHLGRDVLSRVLTGGTSMLLLSAAALSLAYLIGGGLGLIAALGRGLLDAVLIRPLDVLIALPPFLVLAVLATGTGRGTLVVIVAAAVANIPSVARVVRAAAWEVSVRGWVEAAVARGERRVTIARREVLPHIATPLLADIGVRATAVIGLVGTANFLGLGLQPPLADWALMIAENRSGLMLQPWAVLVPAGCIAVLAIGINVTADAVVHARSRHA from the coding sequence GTGACCTGCACGGTACTGGGAGTTGCCGCACTGGGGCCGCTGCTGGCCCCGTACGGTGGCACCGAGCCGGTGGGCGGCGCGTTCGCCGCGCCACAGGCCGGTATGTGGCTGGGGACGGACCACCTCGGACGGGACGTGCTCAGCCGGGTGCTGACCGGTGGTACGAGCATGCTGCTGCTGTCGGCAGCGGCGCTGAGCCTGGCGTATCTGATCGGTGGCGGCCTGGGGTTGATCGCCGCGCTGGGCCGGGGCTTGTTGGACGCGGTGCTGATCCGCCCGCTGGACGTGCTGATCGCGCTGCCGCCTTTCCTGGTGCTCGCGGTGCTGGCTACGGGGACAGGGCGCGGCACGCTGGTCGTGATCGTCGCCGCCGCCGTGGCCAACATCCCCAGCGTCGCGCGCGTCGTGCGGGCCGCGGCCTGGGAGGTGTCGGTGCGCGGCTGGGTGGAGGCGGCCGTCGCGCGCGGGGAACGCCGGGTGACGATCGCCCGTCGTGAGGTGCTGCCCCACATCGCGACCCCGCTGCTGGCCGATATCGGCGTACGGGCCACGGCGGTCATCGGCCTGGTCGGCACCGCGAACTTTCTCGGCCTTGGCCTGCAGCCGCCGCTCGCCGACTGGGCGTTGATGATCGCGGAGAACCGGTCGGGTCTGATGCTGCAGCCCTGGGCGGTGCTGGTGCCCGCCGGGTGCATTGCCGTCCTGGCCATCGGGATCAACGTCACCGCCGACGCCGTCGTACATGCGAGGAGCCGCCATGCGTGA
- a CDS encoding FAD-dependent monooxygenase — MDYDVVVAGGGPVGLMLACELRLGGARVAVLERLAEVDPTIKGGAITTPSAEALYRRGMLPVLAEVQRQAMDRFQAFMRERNGGDGGGAAGQGLGFVGHFAGIMLRADLVDRTEPGFGDAGPAAEIGLVAQQDIERLLGGRADELGVDVRRGVELTGFDADDGAVTVRTSGGEIRAGWLVGCDGGRSTVRKLAGFEFPGTDPEITCHQAVVEMTGAEDLTVGWTATDTGVYAHGPMPGRVVTVEFDGPPADRDAPVTTEDLQARLRRVSGVDVTITGVRTATRFTDHARQVTEYRKGRVLLAGDAAHVHSAFGSQGLSLGIGDAMNLGWKLAAVIGGRAPEGLLDTYTSERHPVGAWVLDWTRSQVAAMRPDPQSRALREIVSDLAGTVVGTTYLTARLNGAGVRYELPGEHPLTGRSAPDLELTDGGRLADHLHGGRALLLDLTDDPELRAFAAGYGGRVDTLTAGCPSRPELAAVLVRPDGFTAWAADAGAPTSTAGLAEALEEWFGVPQGAVTPG; from the coding sequence ATGGACTATGACGTAGTAGTGGCCGGAGGCGGCCCGGTCGGACTGATGCTGGCCTGCGAGCTCCGGCTCGGAGGTGCGCGGGTGGCCGTCCTGGAGCGGCTCGCCGAAGTGGACCCGACGATCAAGGGCGGGGCGATCACCACGCCCAGCGCCGAGGCGCTCTACCGCCGGGGCATGCTGCCCGTGCTGGCCGAGGTGCAGCGGCAGGCGATGGACCGCTTCCAGGCGTTCATGCGCGAGCGGAACGGCGGGGACGGAGGCGGGGCTGCAGGCCAAGGGCTCGGGTTCGTCGGGCACTTCGCCGGGATCATGCTGCGCGCCGACCTGGTCGACCGTACGGAGCCAGGCTTCGGCGACGCCGGACCCGCCGCCGAGATCGGTCTGGTGGCGCAGCAGGACATCGAGCGGCTGCTCGGTGGACGGGCGGACGAGCTCGGCGTCGACGTGCGCCGGGGAGTGGAGCTGACCGGCTTCGACGCGGACGACGGGGCCGTCACCGTGCGGACGAGCGGCGGGGAGATACGCGCCGGCTGGCTCGTGGGCTGCGACGGCGGCCGCAGCACGGTCCGCAAGCTCGCGGGGTTCGAATTTCCCGGTACGGACCCGGAGATCACCTGTCACCAGGCGGTCGTGGAGATGACCGGCGCCGAGGACCTCACGGTCGGCTGGACCGCCACGGATACCGGGGTGTACGCCCACGGGCCGATGCCGGGCCGCGTCGTCACCGTGGAGTTCGACGGCCCGCCGGCCGACCGGGACGCGCCGGTCACCACCGAGGACCTTCAGGCGCGGCTGCGCCGCGTATCCGGCGTGGACGTCACGATCACCGGGGTGCGGACCGCGACCCGCTTCACCGACCACGCCCGCCAGGTCACCGAGTACCGCAAGGGCCGGGTGCTGCTGGCGGGCGACGCGGCGCACGTGCACTCCGCGTTCGGGAGCCAGGGGCTGAGCCTGGGTATCGGGGACGCGATGAACCTCGGCTGGAAGCTCGCCGCGGTGATCGGCGGCCGGGCGCCGGAAGGGCTGCTGGACACGTACACCTCCGAGCGGCACCCGGTCGGCGCGTGGGTCCTGGACTGGACCCGGTCCCAGGTCGCGGCCATGCGCCCGGACCCGCAGTCCCGGGCCCTGCGTGAGATCGTCAGCGACCTGGCGGGGACGGTCGTGGGCACCACGTACCTCACCGCGCGGCTCAACGGTGCCGGGGTGCGGTACGAGCTGCCGGGCGAGCACCCGCTGACCGGCCGCAGCGCCCCGGACCTCGAACTCACCGATGGCGGCCGCCTCGCGGACCACCTCCACGGCGGCCGGGCGCTTCTGCTCGACCTCACCGACGACCCGGAGCTCCGGGCCTTCGCCGCGGGGTACGGCGGCCGCGTCGACACCCTGACGGCCGGCTGCCCGTCCCGCCCGGAACTGGCGGCGGTCCTCGTCCGTCCGGATGGCTTCACAGCCTGGGCGGCCGACGCGGGGGCGCCGACGTCGACGGCCGGGCTGGCGGAGGCGCTGGAGGAGTGGTTCGGAGTGCCGCAGGGAGCGGTGACGCCGGGCTGA
- a CDS encoding ABC transporter permease, producing MTGHAHPLLTACTRRLLAAAGVTGAATVLVFAGTELLPGDAAEVILARSAGGAGGTPEQIAALRAELGLDRPWAQRYVDWLAGIVDGDLGRSLVSGRPVTDIVAQRLGNTLLLAGLAAVLLVPVAIGLGVWSGLRQGRFADRVTSAVAIGLQSLPEFVAATGLIAVFALGWKLLPPVSLIPDGTSPLARPETLVLPVASLLTVMAGQSIRMVRARTGEVVRAEYVRMARLHGIPERRLVRRYVVPSAVTPALQLLAGSISWLIGGVVVVEQVFAYPGISHELVAAVSSRDVPVVQALATAMAACGILVYTVADLLAIVLVPKLRTGGH from the coding sequence GTGACCGGCCATGCGCACCCGTTGCTCACCGCGTGCACCCGTCGGCTGCTGGCCGCGGCGGGGGTGACGGGCGCCGCCACGGTGCTGGTGTTCGCCGGGACGGAACTGCTCCCCGGCGACGCGGCCGAGGTGATCCTGGCCCGGTCGGCTGGTGGGGCGGGCGGTACGCCGGAGCAGATCGCCGCGCTGCGCGCGGAGCTCGGCCTGGACCGGCCCTGGGCCCAGCGGTACGTCGACTGGCTGGCCGGGATCGTCGACGGCGACCTGGGGCGCTCCCTGGTCAGCGGACGCCCGGTGACCGACATCGTCGCCCAGCGGCTGGGCAACACGCTGCTGCTGGCCGGGCTGGCGGCGGTGCTGCTGGTGCCGGTCGCGATCGGACTCGGGGTGTGGTCGGGCCTGCGGCAGGGCCGGTTCGCGGACCGCGTCACCTCGGCGGTGGCGATCGGGCTGCAGTCGCTGCCCGAGTTCGTCGCGGCGACCGGCCTGATCGCGGTGTTCGCGCTCGGTTGGAAGCTGCTGCCGCCGGTGTCGCTGATACCGGACGGCACAAGCCCGCTCGCCCGTCCGGAGACCCTCGTCCTGCCGGTGGCCAGCCTGCTCACGGTGATGGCGGGGCAGTCGATCCGGATGGTCCGCGCCCGTACCGGCGAGGTGGTGCGGGCCGAGTACGTACGCATGGCCAGGCTGCACGGCATCCCCGAACGGCGCCTGGTGCGACGGTACGTGGTGCCGAGCGCGGTCACCCCCGCGCTGCAGCTGCTGGCCGGCAGCATCTCCTGGCTGATCGGCGGAGTGGTCGTCGTCGAGCAGGTCTTCGCCTACCCCGGCATCAGCCATGAGTTGGTCGCGGCCGTCTCCAGCCGGGATGTGCCCGTCGTCCAGGCGCTGGCCACGGCGATGGCGGCGTGCGGCATCCTCGTCTACACGGTCGCGGACCTGCTGGCGATCGTCCTGGTGCCGAAGCTGCGGACCGGGGGACACTGA
- a CDS encoding ABC transporter ATP-binding protein has product MRDTPDMLAEVSGLRVEAPAGAVLDGVGLTVFPGELLGVVGESGSGKTTLALALLGASPPGTRITGGRVTVAEAAMLQGTEAQRRRLRGDLVAYVPQDSALALNPAMRIGDQIAEVARAHPGPTPPDELGIRAMQRAGLPSERPFLRRWPHQISGGQQQRVTLAQALVNEPRLLVLDEPTTGLDADTRSALLAQLRQLREDTGCGMVYITHDIAAVTTIADRLAVLYAGKVVETGPTGELLKRPRHPYTAALLAAVPAPALGRRPVGLPGGVPPVGARQTSGCGFAPRCALAEPGCRGAAPTEVALAERHLVACHRHDVAVTAPPHAEPIPRRREAPDPEAHSVLTVDGLHAVHRGRRHTVVTAAGVSFTLAAGECLALVGSSGSGKSTIARCLAGLHRPEAGEIRLGTALLAARARKRSREQRRAIQLVPQNPADSLDPSRTVGEQVARPATLLRGLSTRDAGAAALDILDRVRLPAVVAPRLPGELSGGERQRVAIARALVARPELLICDEITSALDVSVQAAVLELLAELQRDLGLAMLFISHDLDVVGTVADRGAVLAKGTVNELVAYPKPAPSHSADKRLRRVAGLRPGSRTPTDFGSSG; this is encoded by the coding sequence ATGCGTGACACTCCCGACATGCTTGCCGAGGTCAGCGGGCTGCGCGTCGAAGCACCCGCAGGAGCGGTGCTCGACGGCGTCGGCCTCACGGTCTTCCCAGGCGAACTGCTCGGTGTCGTGGGTGAGTCGGGCTCCGGCAAGACCACCCTCGCACTCGCCCTGCTGGGTGCCTCCCCTCCCGGTACCCGCATCACCGGCGGCCGGGTCACGGTCGCCGAGGCCGCCATGCTGCAGGGCACCGAGGCCCAGCGGCGCCGGCTGCGCGGCGACCTGGTGGCATACGTGCCGCAGGACTCCGCGCTTGCGCTCAACCCCGCCATGCGCATCGGGGACCAGATCGCCGAGGTGGCCCGCGCCCATCCCGGTCCCACGCCCCCCGACGAGCTGGGGATCCGTGCGATGCAGCGCGCGGGTCTGCCGTCCGAGCGGCCGTTCCTGCGCCGCTGGCCGCACCAGATCTCCGGGGGCCAGCAGCAGCGGGTGACGCTCGCTCAGGCGCTGGTCAACGAGCCACGGCTGCTCGTGCTCGACGAGCCGACCACCGGACTCGACGCCGACACCCGCAGCGCGCTCCTGGCCCAGCTCCGGCAGCTGAGGGAGGACACCGGCTGCGGCATGGTGTACATCACCCACGACATCGCGGCCGTCACCACCATCGCCGACCGGCTCGCCGTGCTCTACGCGGGCAAGGTGGTGGAGACCGGGCCCACCGGCGAGCTCCTGAAGCGGCCCCGGCACCCTTATACGGCGGCTCTGCTGGCCGCGGTGCCTGCCCCGGCGCTCGGCCGCCGGCCCGTGGGACTGCCGGGCGGCGTCCCGCCGGTCGGTGCGCGCCAGACCAGCGGATGCGGCTTCGCGCCACGGTGCGCGCTCGCCGAGCCCGGGTGCAGGGGGGCTGCGCCCACCGAGGTGGCGCTCGCCGAGCGTCACCTGGTCGCGTGCCACCGGCACGACGTGGCCGTCACCGCACCGCCGCATGCCGAACCAATTCCACGGCGTCGGGAAGCGCCGGACCCGGAGGCGCACAGCGTGCTCACCGTCGACGGCCTGCATGCCGTACACCGCGGACGGCGGCACACCGTGGTCACTGCAGCGGGGGTGTCGTTCACCCTCGCCGCCGGGGAGTGCCTCGCACTCGTCGGCTCCTCCGGCTCCGGCAAGAGCACCATCGCCCGCTGCCTGGCAGGACTGCACCGACCGGAAGCGGGCGAGATCCGGCTCGGTACTGCCCTGCTCGCCGCGCGGGCACGCAAACGCAGCCGGGAGCAGCGGCGGGCCATCCAGCTCGTCCCGCAGAACCCGGCGGACTCCCTTGACCCCTCCCGCACAGTGGGAGAGCAGGTGGCCCGACCCGCCACACTGCTCCGTGGACTGAGTACCCGTGACGCCGGCGCGGCCGCGCTGGACATCCTGGACCGGGTGCGCCTGCCCGCGGTCGTCGCTCCCCGGCTGCCGGGCGAGCTGTCCGGCGGAGAACGTCAGCGGGTCGCCATCGCCCGCGCCTTGGTGGCCCGGCCCGAGCTGCTCATCTGTGATGAGATCACGTCCGCCCTCGATGTCTCGGTCCAGGCGGCCGTACTGGAGCTGCTGGCCGAGCTCCAGCGTGACCTCGGTCTGGCGATGCTGTTCATCAGCCACGACCTCGATGTCGTCGGCACGGTCGCGGACCGGGGCGCGGTGCTCGCCAAGGGCACGGTGAACGAGCTCGTGGCGTATCCCAAGCCAGCCCCTTCCCACAGTGCTGACAAGCGGCTCCGCCGCGTAGCGGGGCTTCGCCCCGGATCCCGTACACCTACTGACTTCGGCTCGTCAGGGTGA
- a CDS encoding RNA polymerase sigma-70 factor, whose product MSEERVFAECRPLLFTIAYEILGSAADAEDVVQDSYIRWHSASREHIGHPRAYLVRTVTRQALNHLRAVRRRREDYVGPWLPEPVRTGPDVAEDAVLAESVSMAMLLVLETLSPDERAVFVLREVFGYSHREVADLVGKTETTARQIAHRAREHVRSRRKRFHHDPRTAEEVVGRFLLAAGTGDVTALMSLMAPGVVHVSDGGGQVTAARRPVRGCEQVARFIAGVARTSGPGARFEVASCNGLPAVLWRSGHRLDYVLIFEIADTLIHGMYAVGNPDKLGAAVVPRLLDRRKDETWRP is encoded by the coding sequence TTGAGCGAGGAGCGGGTATTCGCCGAGTGTCGGCCGCTTCTGTTCACGATCGCCTACGAGATTCTCGGCAGCGCGGCCGACGCCGAGGACGTGGTGCAGGACAGCTACATCCGGTGGCACAGCGCGAGCCGGGAGCACATCGGGCATCCGCGCGCCTATCTGGTGCGCACGGTCACCCGGCAGGCGCTGAACCATCTGCGCGCGGTGCGGCGGCGGCGAGAGGACTACGTCGGTCCGTGGCTTCCCGAACCGGTCCGCACCGGGCCGGACGTGGCCGAGGACGCCGTGCTCGCGGAGTCGGTGTCGATGGCGATGCTGCTGGTCCTGGAGACGCTGAGCCCGGATGAACGCGCGGTGTTCGTGCTGCGCGAGGTGTTCGGCTACTCGCATCGGGAGGTCGCTGACCTGGTGGGTAAGACCGAGACCACGGCGCGGCAGATCGCGCACCGCGCGCGCGAGCACGTGCGATCGCGGCGCAAGCGCTTCCACCACGACCCACGCACGGCAGAGGAGGTCGTCGGCCGATTCCTGCTCGCGGCCGGCACCGGCGACGTCACGGCCCTGATGAGCCTGATGGCGCCGGGTGTGGTCCACGTATCCGACGGCGGGGGCCAGGTCACCGCAGCCCGCCGCCCGGTCAGGGGGTGCGAGCAGGTCGCACGGTTCATCGCCGGGGTCGCCAGGACGAGCGGGCCCGGCGCCCGGTTCGAAGTCGCGAGCTGCAACGGCTTGCCCGCAGTGCTGTGGCGCTCGGGCCATCGGCTCGACTACGTGCTGATCTTCGAGATCGCCGACACCCTGATCCACGGCATGTACGCCGTGGGCAATCCCGACAAGCTGGGCGCGGCCGTCGTTCCGCGCCTTCTGGACAGGAGAAAGGACGAGACATGGAGACCGTGA
- a CDS encoding S10 family serine carboxypeptidase-like protein: MSSDLVTSIPANIPNTQRIDICTKDTKKVRSYSGHVHIDSMENPGTENHLFYWFFESQTCNPNVAVHEQQELISRTPLLIWLNGGPGASSLLGLFLENGPLSIGDDAAGTISVSSNTWNQEAHVVFWDQPIGTGYSYSDAEEYVHDESTLSRMFWKGLQKFFSAHPEYAQCPLYVCGESYAGKYVPAIALEIDEQNRRTVAGRHLNLQGIAVGNGWIKPELSLRVMFDYVYTTGFLGIGQKDALDNSYTAFQAALEAGDRERATNLGNDLVATTLAYGGNFDLYDVRRWDDLPMGALRATWTART, encoded by the coding sequence ATGTCCTCAGACCTTGTCACGTCGATTCCGGCGAACATCCCCAACACCCAGCGCATCGACATCTGCACCAAAGACACCAAGAAGGTCCGCTCCTATTCCGGGCACGTGCACATCGACAGCATGGAGAATCCGGGGACCGAGAACCACCTGTTCTACTGGTTCTTCGAGAGCCAGACCTGCAACCCCAACGTCGCGGTCCACGAACAGCAGGAGCTGATCAGCCGGACGCCGTTGCTGATCTGGCTCAACGGCGGCCCCGGCGCCTCCTCGCTGCTGGGGCTGTTCCTGGAGAACGGGCCGCTGTCCATCGGAGACGATGCCGCCGGGACGATATCGGTGAGCTCCAACACCTGGAACCAGGAGGCGCACGTCGTCTTCTGGGACCAGCCCATCGGCACCGGATACAGCTACTCCGACGCCGAGGAGTACGTCCACGACGAGAGCACCCTCAGCCGGATGTTCTGGAAGGGCCTGCAAAAGTTCTTCAGCGCACACCCGGAATACGCGCAATGCCCGTTGTACGTCTGCGGTGAGAGCTACGCCGGCAAGTACGTGCCGGCGATCGCTCTGGAGATCGACGAGCAGAACCGCCGGACGGTAGCCGGACGGCACCTCAACCTGCAGGGGATCGCCGTCGGCAACGGCTGGATCAAGCCCGAGCTGTCGCTCCGCGTCATGTTCGACTACGTCTACACGACCGGGTTCCTCGGCATCGGCCAGAAAGACGCCCTGGACAACTCCTATACCGCTTTCCAGGCCGCCCTCGAAGCGGGCGACAGGGAAAGGGCCACCAATCTCGGCAACGACCTGGTGGCCACGACCCTGGCATACGGAGGGAACTTCGACCTCTACGACGTGCGGCGCTGGGACGATCTGCCCATGGGGGCGCTGCGCGCTACCTGGACAGCAAGGACGTGA
- a CDS encoding ABC transporter substrate-binding protein: MFGPARARLALPSSLAHSPAPQTGRQIDRRAFLHGLAVASSGLVLGGGLTACTSGQSSPTGAGEPRRGGRLRAVVSGASSSDDTLHPFVAGSWGAGIVMKNLFDKLCAYKDDLTVTNRLAESIEPNSDGSLWTVRLRDGVEWHDGKPLSADDLMYSVRYLLDPKSSFTGAKDLAMVDVDGLRKVDRRTVAVPMRRPIADLPSLLAGWYVYVIQDGTTAFDNDHPPVGTGPFRFDRWSPGDRVRLTRNDSYWESGRPYLDELEIIFITKADTRLNALLGGDADVAHELAWAQAAAQERTGRVQVVTSPVGRMQSFNMMVDQKPFTDPHVREALKLAVDRQEIVDTAYSGYADVGNDLYGLGAPLYNDDLPQRRYDPDKAKSLLRKAGKERLTVTLHTSDVTPGMLEAATLYAEQAKRAGITIKLEKSPADSYWSEVWAKKPFAQSGWGNYALDWFYGQTLLSTSDSNETGWRRRDWDKRFFAARATMDPGLRAQRYADLQQELWQDGGYIIHSFVKWIDGAHHKVGGVRGAPPASDGWGSYRDVWLGA, from the coding sequence ATGTTCGGTCCTGCCCGGGCGCGCCTCGCGCTGCCCAGTTCACTTGCACATTCCCCCGCACCTCAGACCGGTCGGCAGATCGACCGGCGCGCGTTCCTGCACGGGCTGGCGGTCGCCTCGTCCGGTCTCGTCCTCGGCGGTGGTCTGACCGCGTGCACCTCCGGACAGTCCTCGCCCACCGGTGCGGGGGAGCCCCGGCGCGGGGGCCGACTGCGCGCGGTGGTCTCGGGTGCCAGCTCCAGCGATGACACGCTGCACCCCTTTGTCGCCGGGTCGTGGGGCGCTGGCATCGTGATGAAGAACCTCTTCGACAAGCTGTGCGCGTACAAGGACGATCTCACCGTCACCAACCGGCTCGCGGAGTCGATCGAACCGAACTCCGACGGCTCGCTGTGGACCGTCAGGCTCCGGGACGGCGTCGAGTGGCACGACGGCAAGCCGCTGTCGGCCGACGACCTGATGTACTCCGTCAGGTATCTGCTCGACCCGAAGTCCTCCTTCACGGGTGCCAAGGACCTCGCGATGGTGGACGTCGACGGGCTGCGCAAGGTGGACCGGCGCACCGTGGCCGTTCCGATGCGCCGGCCCATCGCCGACCTGCCCTCGTTGCTCGCGGGCTGGTACGTCTACGTCATCCAGGACGGCACGACTGCGTTCGACAACGACCATCCGCCGGTCGGCACCGGCCCGTTCCGGTTCGACCGGTGGAGCCCGGGGGACCGGGTACGGCTGACCCGGAACGACTCCTACTGGGAGAGCGGCCGCCCCTACCTCGACGAGCTGGAGATCATCTTCATCACCAAGGCCGACACCCGGCTCAACGCGCTGCTCGGCGGCGACGCCGATGTCGCGCACGAGCTGGCCTGGGCGCAGGCCGCGGCTCAGGAGCGGACGGGCCGGGTCCAGGTCGTGACGTCGCCGGTCGGCCGTATGCAGAGCTTCAACATGATGGTCGACCAGAAGCCGTTTACCGACCCGCATGTGCGTGAGGCCCTGAAGCTGGCGGTGGACCGCCAGGAGATCGTGGACACGGCGTACTCCGGCTACGCCGACGTGGGCAACGACCTGTACGGGTTGGGCGCTCCGCTCTACAACGACGATCTGCCGCAGCGCCGCTACGACCCGGACAAGGCGAAGTCGCTGCTGCGTAAGGCCGGCAAGGAAAGGCTGACCGTCACCCTGCACACCTCTGATGTCACCCCCGGCATGCTGGAGGCCGCGACCCTCTACGCCGAGCAGGCCAAGCGCGCGGGAATCACCATCAAGCTGGAGAAGTCACCGGCCGACTCGTACTGGTCGGAGGTGTGGGCCAAGAAGCCCTTCGCGCAGAGCGGCTGGGGCAACTACGCGCTCGACTGGTTCTACGGGCAGACGTTGCTGTCCACCTCGGACAGCAACGAGACCGGCTGGCGCCGCCGGGACTGGGACAAGCGGTTCTTCGCCGCGCGCGCCACCATGGATCCCGGCCTGCGGGCGCAGCGCTACGCCGATCTGCAGCAGGAGCTGTGGCAGGACGGCGGGTACATCATCCACTCGTTCGTGAAGTGGATCGACGGTGCACACCACAAGGTCGGCGGCGTCCGCGGCGCCCCGCCGGCTTCCGACGGCTGGGGCAGCTACCGCGATGTCTGGCTCGGCGCGTGA
- a CDS encoding phosphatidylserine decarboxylase, with protein sequence MYEWQSGVNNGLDCIEKFSWLNYENDYGMVFLTCGPGLKMTADFTNLQGMQMDSPESKKLIKKWVEELGPKRMADYEIEDWPNFNEFFVRKLKKGARPIDAQDDKSVVVAPADCVINMVVDELTETTPIPVKTVSMNVRQLLDNSEYAERFIGGTAVSCILMPDSYHWYHAPVAGEVVEARDDIGGVYYGMRDFPELLNKGNVGYGYDYEMFDHFRRGYVIIRTEYLDPSGKRDGEGYVGLVPVGLNSIASVNFLDKFQPPLRERVTVEKGEKIGNFKYGGSLNILLFEHDRFPALQLLQGQRIGVLEDPLRTTGLFTRSYHTQSRRLRPLAP encoded by the coding sequence GTGTACGAATGGCAGTCGGGGGTCAACAACGGGCTGGACTGCATCGAGAAGTTCAGCTGGCTCAACTACGAAAACGACTACGGCATGGTCTTCCTGACCTGTGGCCCGGGGCTCAAGATGACCGCCGACTTCACGAACCTGCAGGGCATGCAGATGGACTCGCCGGAGTCGAAGAAACTCATCAAGAAGTGGGTCGAAGAGCTCGGGCCGAAGCGTATGGCCGACTACGAGATCGAGGACTGGCCGAACTTCAATGAGTTCTTCGTCCGGAAGCTCAAGAAGGGTGCGCGGCCGATCGACGCCCAGGACGACAAGAGCGTGGTGGTCGCTCCGGCCGACTGCGTCATCAACATGGTCGTCGATGAGCTGACCGAAACCACGCCGATCCCGGTCAAGACGGTGAGCATGAACGTCAGGCAGCTGCTCGACAACTCCGAGTACGCCGAGAGGTTCATCGGCGGTACGGCGGTGTCGTGCATCCTGATGCCCGACAGCTACCACTGGTATCACGCCCCGGTGGCGGGTGAGGTGGTGGAGGCCCGCGACGACATCGGCGGCGTGTACTACGGGATGCGGGACTTCCCTGAACTACTCAACAAGGGGAACGTCGGCTACGGATACGACTACGAGATGTTCGATCACTTCCGCCGGGGATACGTCATCATCAGGACGGAATACCTGGACCCCTCGGGAAAACGAGATGGCGAAGGGTACGTGGGGCTGGTGCCCGTCGGCCTCAACTCGATCGCCTCCGTGAACTTCCTGGACAAGTTCCAGCCCCCGCTCAGGGAGCGGGTCACGGTGGAAAAGGGAGAGAAGATCGGGAACTTCAAGTACGGCGGGTCGCTGAACATCCTGCTGTTCGAACACGACCGGTTCCCCGCGCTGCAACTGCTCCAGGGACAGCGCATCGGTGTCCTGGAGGATCCGCTGCGGACGACCGGGCTGTTCACCCGCTCCTATCACACGCAGTCCCGGCGGCTCCGTCCCCTGGCTCCCTGA
- a CDS encoding SRPBCC family protein — METVTVRRVIAAPIAEVFDWCATTTNYTRSPFVLRARLARPGAGAPYGVGAVRLHTWLIGWFREGITAYNPPHDFDYAVERSFPPARHGLGRMTFTEVAEGTLVVWTTTCQVRLPFGAAITRMLAKPVIAHVFGKILDAADTALTAHPEQAATP; from the coding sequence ATGGAGACCGTGACGGTGCGACGTGTCATCGCAGCGCCGATCGCCGAGGTATTCGATTGGTGCGCTACGACCACCAACTACACCCGCTCCCCATTCGTGCTCAGGGCGCGACTGGCCCGGCCGGGCGCGGGCGCGCCGTACGGGGTGGGGGCTGTCCGGTTGCACACATGGCTGATCGGCTGGTTCCGCGAAGGCATCACCGCCTACAACCCACCGCACGATTTCGACTACGCCGTCGAACGCAGCTTCCCGCCGGCCCGGCACGGACTCGGGCGTATGACCTTCACCGAAGTCGCCGAGGGCACCCTGGTCGTCTGGACGACTACCTGTCAGGTCCGCCTTCCCTTCGGCGCGGCCATCACCCGGATGCTCGCCAAACCCGTCATCGCCCACGTCTTCGGCAAGATCCTCGACGCCGCTGACACCGCACTCACAGCTCACCCCGAACAGGCGGCGACGCCCTGA
- a CDS encoding S10 family serine carboxypeptidase-like protein, whose protein sequence is MKKSLHVPTDVTWRSDDDNGPVATALVNDNMADCSGLYTEIIDKDYKTLLYTGNFDTACGYRSTEEILDDLMKRKGEHEHAEWRNAPRLIWTQAQGNPKGHVRRHRNLTQVSVPDSGHQVPAFQPRICREMLYNWLFDRPFPGYDPQQPLKQRNGNVGLRRG, encoded by the coding sequence GTGAAGAAGTCCCTGCACGTCCCCACGGACGTCACCTGGCGGAGCGACGACGACAACGGCCCGGTGGCCACAGCGCTGGTGAACGACAACATGGCGGATTGCTCCGGGCTCTACACCGAAATCATCGACAAGGACTACAAGACCCTGCTCTACACCGGGAACTTCGACACCGCCTGCGGGTACCGGAGCACCGAGGAGATCCTGGACGACCTGATGAAGCGGAAAGGCGAGCACGAGCACGCGGAGTGGCGCAACGCTCCCCGGCTGATATGGACGCAGGCGCAGGGGAACCCGAAGGGACACGTCCGCCGCCACAGGAACCTGACGCAGGTCAGCGTGCCTGACTCCGGACACCAGGTACCGGCGTTCCAGCCGCGGATCTGCCGGGAGATGCTCTACAACTGGCTCTTCGACCGTCCCTTCCCCGGCTACGACCCGCAGCAGCCGCTCAAGCAGCGCAACGGCAACGTCGGCCTGCGAAGGGGATGA